The Stigmatella ashevillena genomic sequence AGGGGCGTCCATGGAAGGGGAGCGGGAGGTTAACCCAACAGGGGAGGAGGGACGGAGGTTTTTCCACTATAACGGATGGAGTTTTCTCCAGCACGCTTGCGAGCCGTGGGGTCTCGTGCGGAGGATCGACCATGTCCTTCGCGCCATCCTATGTCCACGGTACGAGCAGCACCCCGCTGCTGGGGGAGACCCTGGGAGAGAACCTCCGCCGGACGGTAGAGCGTCATGGGGATCGCGAGGCGCTGGTGTCGCGCTCGCAGGGCTTCCGAGCCACCTACCGCCAGCTCTGGGAGTTGACCACCCAGGTGGCGCTCGGGCTGTTGGCGCTCGGGGTGGAGAAGGGGGATCGGGTGGGGCTCTGGTCTCCCAACCGGTTCGAGTGGGTGGTGGCCCAGTACGCCATGGCGCGCGTGGGCGCCATCCTGGTGAACCTCAACCCGGCCTACAAGACGTCGGAGTTGGAGTACGCGCTGCGCCAATCCGGCACGAGCGTGCTGCTGCTGTCGCGAGGGTTCCGCCAGACGGACTACCGGGCGATGGTGGAGGAAGTGCGTCCCCGGTGTCCGGAGCTGCGCACGTCGCTGGTGCTCGATGATGACTGGGAGCGGCTGTGCACTCAGGGCAAGTCCGTGAGCGAGCGGACCCTGGCGGAGCGCGAGGCGTCGCTCCAGTTCGATGATCCCATCAACATCCAGTACACCTCGGGCACCACGGGCTTTCCCAAGGGCGCGACGCTGTCGCACCACAACGTGCTCAACAATGGCTTCTTCATCGGGGAGACGCTGCGCTACGGCGCGGAGGACCGGGTGTGCATCCCCGTGCCGTTCTACCACTGCTTTGGCATGGTGATTGGCAACCTGGCCTGTACCTCTCATGGCGCGTGCATGGTCATCCCGGCCGAGGCCTTCGAGCCCCTGGCGGTGATGGAGACGGTGCAGGCCGAGCGCTGCACGTCGCTCTATGGCGTGCCCACCATGTTCATCGCGGAGCTGGATCATCCCCGGTTCGGAGAGTTCGACTTCAGCACTCTGCGCACGGGCGTCATGGCCGGCTCGCCGTGCCCGGTGGAGGTGATGAAGAAGGTGCAGGCGCGGATGAACATGCGCGAGGTGACCATCTGCTACGGCATGACGGAGACCTCCCCCGTCTCCACGCAGAGCTTCCTGGATGATCCCCTGGACCGGCGGGTCTCCACCGTCGGGCGGGTCCACCCCCACATCGAAATCAAGATCATCGACGCGGAGACGGGCGCGGTGGTGCCCCGGGGCTCCCCGGGAGAGTTGTGCACACGCGGCTACAGCGTGATGCTCGGGTACTGGAGCAACCCGGAGGCCACGCAAGGGGCCATCGACAAGGCGGGGTGGATGCACACCGGAGACCTGGCCACCCTGGATGCGGAGGGCTACGTGAAGATCGTCGGCCGCATCAAGGACATGATCATCCGGGGCGGGGAGAACGTGTACCCGCGTGAAGTCGAGGAGTTCCTCCATACCCACCCGGGGGTGAGCGAGGCGCAGGTCATCGGCGTGCCGAGCGAGAAATACGGCGAGGAGGTGATGGCCTGGGTGCGGGCCAAGCCCGGGGTGACGCTCGCCGAGGCGGAGCTGGTGGCCTTCTGCACGGGCCGGATCTCCACCTTCAAGATTCCCCGCTACTGGAAGTTCGTGGAGGAGTTTCCCATGACGGTGACGGGCAAGGTGCAGAAGTTCCGGATGCGCGAGCTGTCCGTGGCCGAGCTGGGCCTCCAGGGCGTCGCGGGCATCCAGACGGCGTGACGCCATGGTGGATGCCGCCACGATGGCCACCTGGGGCCTTCCAGGGCTCTTCCTGATCGCCATGCTGGCGGGCTCGGTGGTGCCGGTGCCTTCCGAGGCACTGCTGGCGGCCATCATCTATGGAGGCATCTCCCCGGGACGTGCGATCCTGGTGGCCACGCTGGGAAACGTCCTGGGGGCGCTCTCGCTGTACTGGCTGGGCAAGTGGGTCTCGAACGGAGGCGGGGGACGTCTGGGCGCGTGGATGATTCGCCGCCGGGCTCGGGAAGGCCCCCGGATGGCGCGCGCCGAGCAGCGGCTGCGCACCTGGGGGGCTCCCGCGCTCATTCTCTCGTGGATGCCGGTGGTGGGGGACGTCTTCGTCCTCGGGGCGGGAGTGGTGGGCGTCCGGCCCGTGCCTTTCCTGATCTTCACCACGATGGGCAAGGGATTGAGGTACGGCCTCGTGGCCGCATCGGCCCTGGCCGCGCTGTGAGCGCGCACGTATTTCACCCTGATGACACGCAACGCCTCTCTGCGCCGGGCAGATAACAAGATACGGTGAAACAGGCCCAAGGTTTGTCTCACCTGGAGACGTGGTGTCTCCCGCCCATCCCCCTTCACCTCACCCTGCCCAGGGTAGGATCTGACATCGTGCGAATTTCCGGAAACCCCTCGAGGAACATGTTCCTCGGCCGTTCGTTCGTCGTTGCTTTGCTCTCCCTGTCGCTCGTGGCCTGTGGTGATGAGGCGCCAGAAGGAGGCTCCGAAGACGCCCTGGCGTCCCAGGAGTCCGCGCTGGCCAGCGTGAGGGTGCGCCTGATGGCCGCCAACATCACCAGCGGCAATGCCCAGAGCTATGATCCAGGCAACGGCACCCGTCTGTTCCAGGGGACGGATCCGGACGTCGTGATGATCCAGGAATTCAACTACGGGGACAACTCGGCGACCGCGATCCGGCAATTCGTGAATACAGCGTTCGGCTCCAACTTTTATTACTACCGGGAAGCGGGCGCGCAGATCCCCAATGGCGTCATCAGCCGTTGGCCCATCATCGCCTCGGGCGAGTGGGATGACCCTTCCGTGGACAACCGGGACTTCGCCTACGCGCGCATCGACGTGCCGGGACCGAAGGACCTCTGGGTGGTGAGCGTGCACCTGCTCACGGCCAATGCCACCACGCGCAACACGGAGGCCGCCAGCCTCGTCAGCCGCATCAAGGCCAACATCCCCACGGGCGACTACCTGGCGATCGGCGGCGACTTCAACACCGACAGCCGCTCCGAGTCCTGCTTCTCCACGTTTTCCCAGGTGGTGGTGACGAGCAGCCCCTACCCTGCGGACCGCAACGGCAACACCAACACCAACGCGGCGCGAGCCAAGCCGTATGATCACGTCCTCGTCGACAGCGACCTGCGCGCGTACCAGACGGCGACGGTCATTGGCTCGAGCAGCTTCGCCAATGGGCTGGTCCTGGACTCGCGGGTCTACTCCCCCCTGTCGGAGATCTCCCCGGCCCAGAGCGGTGACAGCGGCGCCACGAACATGCAGCACATGGCCATCATCAAGGACTTCCTGATCCCCGGGGATTCCAGCACGACGGGCCTCACGGTGAGCGCGCCCAATGGGGGCGAGAGCTGGGCAGGGGGAAGCAGCCAGACCATCACCTGGACGGCCTCGGGGGTGACGAACGTGAAGGTGGAGTACACGCTCAACGGCTCCACGTGGACGGCCCTCACCTCCAGTGTCTCGGCGTCCACGGGCCGGTACATCTGGACGGTGCCCAGCAGTGCCACGTCCAGCGCCCAGGTGCGCGTGAGCGATGCCTCCAATGCGTCTCTGAGCGACACGAGCGACGCGGCCTTCACCATCACTTCGGGTGGCGGTGGCGGGACGGGCACGGTGTTCATCAACGAGGTGCTGGTCAACGAGGCGGGCTCGGATGTGAATGGCGAGTTCGTGGAGCTGGTCAACCCGGGCAGCACCGCGGTGAGCCTCTCGGGGTGGACGCTCTCCGACTCCGCGAGCCTCCGGCACACGTTCGCGAGCGGCACGACCCTGGCCGCGGGCGCCTCGCTGGTGGTTTTTGGCGGCGCCTCGGGGATTCCGTCGGGGGTTGCCCAGGCCGTGGCGGCTTCCACGGGCACCCTCAGCCTGTCCAACAGCAGCGAAGTCGTGACGATCAAGAACAGCGCGGGGACGGTGGTGGACACCGCCACGCTGAGCTCGGCCGTCTGTGGCACGGACGGGGTGTCGGCCAACCGCAGCCCAGACGGCAGCAGCGGCGGCTCCTTCGTTCTGCACACCAGCCTGTCCGGGACGTCCTCCTCTCCCGGCAAGAAGGCAAGCGGGGCCAGCTTCTAGGCCAGCCTCGAAAGCCACTCCTTTGCCCGGAGGGCAGCCGCAAACTGGAACCCAGAGAGGACGGGTGTTAACTGCCGGGCTCCACCCTTTTCGGGAGCCTGCTTGAACGCCCTCCTCTTGGTCGTCGCGCTTGCCGCCGCTCCACAGGCGAAGGCGCCCCCTCCCGCCGCCGCCAGCACTCCCCTGGCGCCGGGTGCGTTTCTCAAGTCACGCTCCAAGAACACCGCCATCGCGCAGATCTTCGCGCCGGGGGTGGCGGCCTTGGCGGTGGACGAGAAGCGTGTCCTCTGGAATCTGACGCTCGCAGCGCATGCGGGCCAGGACATCGCCTACGACCAGCTGGGGTGGAGGCTGGTGGCCGTCAAGCGCCTCCTGGAGAACGTGTACCTCTTCGGCAAGGAGGGGCAGGGCGGCCCAGGTCTGTTCGACAAGCGGTTGACGGCCTATCTGGAGCGCTTCTACGGGCACATGGGCAACCATGACCATGTGACGGGCCAGAAGTTCGTTCCGGAGTTCACCTCCGGTGAGCTGGAAGCCGCGGCCGTGCGGGCCTTCCGCGCCGGGGCCTCCTTGGGGGTCAAGGACGAAGTGGCGCTGAGAGGGTGGCTGGCGGGCCTGCGGCCGACGATCTTCGATGCTTCCTTCGAGCCCTCCCTCACGTCCAAGTCGCCTCCAGCGGGCCAGGACATGGTCACCGCGTCGGCGAACACCGCCTATGGACCCGGGGTCACCCTGGCGGAGTTGCAGGACTTCAAGGAGAAGTACCCGCTCAACTCCCGGGTGGTGAAGGAGAACGGCAAGCTGGTGGAGCAGGTTTTCCGCGCCGGCGCGCCGAAGATCCCCGCCGGGCTGTACGCGGTGGAACTGGGGCGCGTCGTCGATCACCTGGAAGAGGCGATGAAGTCCGCCCCCAAGGACCAGAAAGCCGTGTTGGGCAAGCTGGCGCGTTATTTCCAGACGGGCAATCCGAAGGACTGGGAGGCCTTCAACATCGCCTGGCTGAAGGCCAACCCCCGGGTGGATGCCACCCTCGGCTTCGTCGAGACGTACGTGGATCCGCTGGGCCAGAAGGGCCTGTGGGAAGGGCTCATCAACTACCGGGACCCTCAGGAGAACCGGGTGATGGAACTCATCGGCAAGCGGGCGCAGTACTTCGAGGAGCGGATGCCCTGGCCCCAGGCCTACAAGCGCAAGAAGGTGTCCCTGCCGGTGGCCAAGGCCATTCACCTGGTGGCCACCTACCCGCAGCCGCCCGCGGGCATCAACCTGCCCAACGAGCAGCACATCCGCGAGAAGTACGGCAGCAAGAGCGTGCTCGTGGCCAATGTGATGGAGGCGGCCTCCGCGCTGCGCAGGTTGCCGCTGGCGCTCGAGTTCTCCCGGACGGAGGAGGATCGCGCCCAGGCCAGCAAGCACTCCGCCACCGCGCGCAAGTGGCTCGTGGCCTTTCACGAGGTGCTCGGTCATGCCTCTGGCCAGGTGGACAAGAAGCTGGGAAAGCAGCCGCCCTCGCGCTTCCTGAAGGAGTACGACAACACCCTGGAGGAGGCGCGGGCGGACCTGGTGGCGCTCTGGCATGCCTTTGATCCGGCCCTCGCGGAGCTGTCCCCGGAGCACGAGCAGATCGCCCAGCAGATGTACCGCGACTTCCTCGTCGAGGGGCTCACCAACCTGCAGCGCGTGGAGAAGGGCGACTCATTCGAGGAGGACCACCAGCGCGGTCACCACATGACCGTGAACTTCCTGATCGAGAAGGGCACGGTGCGGCAGACGGTGGAGGGGGGCCGTACCTACTTGAGCGTGGTGGACTTCGCGAAGATGCGCGAGGCGGTGGGCGAGCTGCTCTCGAAGCTGATGGTCATCAAAGCCACCGGGGACTACGCGGGCATTCGCGCCCTGGTGACGCAGAAGGGCATCAAGTTCGATCCGAAGCTCCGGGATGAGGTCGCCGCACGGGTGAAGGCCGCGGATGTGCCCTCGGTGATCTTCATCACCGCGCCGCGGCTGATTCCCGTCCTCGACGACCGGCTCCGGGTGGTGGACTTGAAGGTGGATTCCACACAAGGCTTCATCGAGCAGCACCTCGAGCGCAGTGTGCTCGGGAGGCTCCCGCCCGCGGAGGCCACCCAGGCCGCGATTCGGCTGGCCGGTGCGCCGGATGCGTTGA encodes the following:
- a CDS encoding AMP-binding protein, whose amino-acid sequence is MSFAPSYVHGTSSTPLLGETLGENLRRTVERHGDREALVSRSQGFRATYRQLWELTTQVALGLLALGVEKGDRVGLWSPNRFEWVVAQYAMARVGAILVNLNPAYKTSELEYALRQSGTSVLLLSRGFRQTDYRAMVEEVRPRCPELRTSLVLDDDWERLCTQGKSVSERTLAEREASLQFDDPINIQYTSGTTGFPKGATLSHHNVLNNGFFIGETLRYGAEDRVCIPVPFYHCFGMVIGNLACTSHGACMVIPAEAFEPLAVMETVQAERCTSLYGVPTMFIAELDHPRFGEFDFSTLRTGVMAGSPCPVEVMKKVQARMNMREVTICYGMTETSPVSTQSFLDDPLDRRVSTVGRVHPHIEIKIIDAETGAVVPRGSPGELCTRGYSVMLGYWSNPEATQGAIDKAGWMHTGDLATLDAEGYVKIVGRIKDMIIRGGENVYPREVEEFLHTHPGVSEAQVIGVPSEKYGEEVMAWVRAKPGVTLAEAELVAFCTGRISTFKIPRYWKFVEEFPMTVTGKVQKFRMRELSVAELGLQGVAGIQTA
- a CDS encoding YqaA family protein, producing MVDAATMATWGLPGLFLIAMLAGSVVPVPSEALLAAIIYGGISPGRAILVATLGNVLGALSLYWLGKWVSNGGGGRLGAWMIRRRAREGPRMARAEQRLRTWGAPALILSWMPVVGDVFVLGAGVVGVRPVPFLIFTTMGKGLRYGLVAASALAAL
- a CDS encoding lamin tail domain-containing protein, encoding MRISGNPSRNMFLGRSFVVALLSLSLVACGDEAPEGGSEDALASQESALASVRVRLMAANITSGNAQSYDPGNGTRLFQGTDPDVVMIQEFNYGDNSATAIRQFVNTAFGSNFYYYREAGAQIPNGVISRWPIIASGEWDDPSVDNRDFAYARIDVPGPKDLWVVSVHLLTANATTRNTEAASLVSRIKANIPTGDYLAIGGDFNTDSRSESCFSTFSQVVVTSSPYPADRNGNTNTNAARAKPYDHVLVDSDLRAYQTATVIGSSSFANGLVLDSRVYSPLSEISPAQSGDSGATNMQHMAIIKDFLIPGDSSTTGLTVSAPNGGESWAGGSSQTITWTASGVTNVKVEYTLNGSTWTALTSSVSASTGRYIWTVPSSATSSAQVRVSDASNASLSDTSDAAFTITSGGGGGTGTVFINEVLVNEAGSDVNGEFVELVNPGSTAVSLSGWTLSDSASLRHTFASGTTLAAGASLVVFGGASGIPSGVAQAVAASTGTLSLSNSSEVVTIKNSAGTVVDTATLSSAVCGTDGVSANRSPDGSSGGSFVLHTSLSGTSSSPGKKASGASF
- a CDS encoding dipeptidyl-peptidase 3 family protein yields the protein MNALLLVVALAAAPQAKAPPPAAASTPLAPGAFLKSRSKNTAIAQIFAPGVAALAVDEKRVLWNLTLAAHAGQDIAYDQLGWRLVAVKRLLENVYLFGKEGQGGPGLFDKRLTAYLERFYGHMGNHDHVTGQKFVPEFTSGELEAAAVRAFRAGASLGVKDEVALRGWLAGLRPTIFDASFEPSLTSKSPPAGQDMVTASANTAYGPGVTLAELQDFKEKYPLNSRVVKENGKLVEQVFRAGAPKIPAGLYAVELGRVVDHLEEAMKSAPKDQKAVLGKLARYFQTGNPKDWEAFNIAWLKANPRVDATLGFVETYVDPLGQKGLWEGLINYRDPQENRVMELIGKRAQYFEERMPWPQAYKRKKVSLPVAKAIHLVATYPQPPAGINLPNEQHIREKYGSKSVLVANVMEAASALRRLPLALEFSRTEEDRAQASKHSATARKWLVAFHEVLGHASGQVDKKLGKQPPSRFLKEYDNTLEEARADLVALWHAFDPALAELSPEHEQIAQQMYRDFLVEGLTNLQRVEKGDSFEEDHQRGHHMTVNFLIEKGTVRQTVEGGRTYLSVVDFAKMREAVGELLSKLMVIKATGDYAGIRALVTQKGIKFDPKLRDEVAARVKAADVPSVIFITAPRLIPVLDDRLRVVDLKVDSTQGFIEQHLERSVLGRLPPAEATQAAIRLAGAPDALKEMYRKLLQIPGELPGVAPAVP